From Thermoanaerobacter uzonensis DSM 18761, a single genomic window includes:
- a CDS encoding DUF5665 domain-containing protein, whose translation MNKDEYKNNNNIMLTVIKKQLDQMSEMMEKMKIADYVELMQSPYRLLWLNFIGGVARGFGIAVGFTILGAIVLYILQKLVMLNLPLIGSIIADIVKIVNQKLY comes from the coding sequence TTGAATAAAGACGAATATAAAAACAATAATAATATTATGTTAACTGTAATAAAAAAGCAGTTGGACCAAATGTCAGAGATGATGGAGAAGATGAAAATTGCTGATTACGTCGAGCTTATGCAAAGCCCTTATAGGCTTTTGTGGCTAAACTTTATAGGTGGGGTAGCAAGAGGTTTTGGAATAGCAGTGGGCTTTACAATACTTGGTGCGATAGTTCTTTATATACTTCAAAAATTGGTGATGTTAAATTTACCTCTAATTGGTAGTATCATAGCTGACATAGTTAAGATTGTAAATCAAAAGTTATATTAA
- a CDS encoding TraR/DksA C4-type zinc finger protein: protein MDSEKLEHFRQLLLKEKGKVLSTINQMNYNDGIGGIAQREYYQELSLLDNHPADFASEVYEVEKNYALKDNEKHILRQIEEAFKRMEMGTYGICNHCHKPIEEERLEALPYTALCAECAKNNDLKLKDLRNSRPNEERMIKYPFGWGYKDLKGEILFDAEDSYQEVARFNKTKSGLDNYDDDYDDENAGYVEETDKISNEDYKRTL, encoded by the coding sequence ATGGATAGTGAAAAGCTGGAACATTTTAGACAATTACTATTAAAAGAAAAGGGAAAGGTCTTAAGCACAATAAATCAAATGAATTACAATGATGGCATTGGCGGAATTGCACAGAGGGAGTATTATCAAGAACTTTCTCTTTTGGATAATCATCCGGCAGATTTTGCTTCTGAAGTTTATGAAGTAGAGAAAAATTATGCTCTTAAAGACAATGAAAAACATATTTTAAGGCAAATAGAAGAGGCTTTTAAGAGGATGGAAATGGGTACTTACGGCATATGTAATCACTGCCATAAGCCTATTGAAGAAGAACGATTAGAAGCCCTTCCTTATACTGCTCTTTGTGCAGAATGCGCTAAAAATAATGATTTGAAATTAAAGGATTTAAGGAATTCAAGGCCTAATGAAGAGAGAATGATAAAATACCCCTTTGGATGGGGGTATAAGGATTTAAAAGGAGAAATTCTATTTGATGCAGAGGATTCTTACCAGGAGGTTGCACGATTTAATAAGACAAAAAGCGGTTTGGACAATTATGATGATGACTATGATGATGAAAATGCTGGTTATGTAGAGGAAACTGACAAGATAAGCAATGAAGATTATAAAAGGACTTTGTAA
- a CDS encoding secondary thiamine-phosphate synthase enzyme YjbQ, whose amino-acid sequence MKSYRKELWFETKKRREFINITPLIEECVRESGIKEGLLLCNAMHITSSVFINDDEPGLHKDFENFLEKLAPEKPYDQYYHNTYEDNADAHLKRTIMGREVVVAITDGKLDFGPWEQIFYGEFDGRRKKRVLVKIIGE is encoded by the coding sequence GTGAAGAGTTATAGAAAAGAGTTGTGGTTTGAAACAAAAAAGAGAAGAGAATTTATAAACATTACACCTCTTATAGAGGAATGCGTTAGGGAAAGCGGAATCAAGGAAGGGCTTCTTTTATGTAATGCAATGCACATTACCTCAAGTGTTTTTATAAATGACGATGAACCAGGCTTACATAAAGACTTTGAAAATTTCTTGGAAAAATTAGCCCCCGAAAAACCCTATGACCAATATTATCATAATACTTATGAAGATAATGCAGACGCTCATTTAAAGCGTACAATAATGGGTCGAGAAGTTGTAGTAGCTATAACAGATGGAAAATTAGATTTTGGTCCATGGGAACAAATATTTTACGGTGAATTTGACGGAAGAAGGAAAAAGAGAGTGTTGGTCAAAATTATAGGTGAATAA
- a CDS encoding sigma-54-dependent transcriptional regulator, protein MITIFNDSSRKDKIYQKLKELTISLQLKNGINKVGFEAEYIGRLVGIDRANTSRELNKLVKEKKSIKIKGKPVLYLDRKSLEEKWGCRIENSVFGSCEEFISLLKESKLFCRNGESQKNTSSNIFLNTALDNMIGAHESLKEQIEKAKAAILYPPNGLHTLIIGPTGAGKTTFAEAMYKSAIQLGIFPDDAPFVIFNCADYADNPQLLLSQLFGYVKGAFTGAVAEKKGIIDEADGGVLFLDEIHRLPAEGQEMLFTLIDKGIYRRMGESTTTRKAKVLIIAATTEDPRSVLLSTFLRRVPVLIQLPSLESRTLKERFTFISQFFWEESRRIKIPIKASKEVIKALLLYECLGNIGQLKSDIQLICAKAFLEYMVSKKEMVEVKLSTLAQNIQEGLFKIKEKRNELSLLEINLHEDVIFEGNKEFIDAKDTFIMDNYKTRDDFYEIIVNNWEKYEKEGLTIQEIREKIGKEISEYFEKFLHYLEDKNETVNREVLLKFVSPNILEAVEYAISGISEKLENLITPKVVYAIALHVSTLLERIKMGSVISYPSQKNITQEFQFEYNIAKRVKEKLEEKLYVKMPESEIVFLTMFFHALRIGKKCETIGVLVIAHGDSAATTMANVANTLLGVDHAKAVDMPLKEKVEVVLDKAVKIAREIDTGKGVLLLVDMGSLVTFGEIIMQKTGIPTKTIEMVSTPLVIEATRKALMPNMNLDKLVAEVTTLSLALTKDKDLKIDMSEFDLNIPFFKKNLINVLDKTLTFLNPYKAYEVLEKVLNEILLDINGNYDDEILVKFLFHCSCMIERVIQYQSLPYEDLDFLKKTHHKLFLVIKKHFEVVEEVFGINIPDSELAYVVEIISTHFNTLLVK, encoded by the coding sequence GTGATAACTATTTTTAACGATTCAAGCAGGAAAGATAAAATTTATCAAAAATTGAAAGAATTAACTATAAGTCTGCAACTTAAAAATGGTATTAATAAAGTTGGTTTTGAAGCAGAATATATTGGGAGATTAGTAGGAATTGATAGAGCTAATACAAGCAGAGAATTAAATAAATTGGTGAAAGAGAAAAAATCGATTAAAATTAAGGGCAAACCAGTTTTATATCTAGATAGAAAATCATTAGAAGAAAAGTGGGGTTGCCGGATTGAAAATTCTGTCTTTGGAAGTTGTGAAGAATTTATTTCTTTATTAAAAGAAAGTAAATTATTTTGTAGAAATGGAGAGTCTCAGAAAAATACAAGTAGCAATATATTTTTAAATACTGCATTAGATAATATGATAGGAGCTCATGAAAGCTTAAAAGAGCAAATAGAAAAAGCTAAAGCGGCAATACTTTATCCTCCTAATGGACTTCATACTTTGATAATTGGACCAACAGGTGCAGGAAAGACTACTTTTGCAGAGGCAATGTATAAATCTGCAATACAACTTGGAATTTTTCCGGATGATGCACCTTTTGTTATATTTAATTGCGCAGATTATGCTGATAATCCTCAATTATTGCTCTCTCAATTGTTTGGCTATGTAAAAGGTGCTTTTACTGGTGCAGTTGCTGAGAAAAAAGGAATTATTGATGAAGCAGATGGAGGAGTTTTATTTTTAGATGAAATACATCGTTTACCAGCGGAAGGGCAAGAAATGTTATTTACTTTAATTGATAAAGGAATTTACAGGAGAATGGGAGAATCAACTACGACGAGAAAAGCAAAAGTATTGATAATTGCAGCTACTACGGAAGACCCGAGGTCTGTATTGTTATCTACTTTTTTAAGAAGAGTTCCTGTTCTCATTCAGCTTCCCAGCCTTGAAAGTAGAACTTTAAAGGAAAGATTTACTTTTATCAGCCAGTTTTTTTGGGAAGAATCACGACGGATTAAGATTCCCATTAAAGCATCTAAAGAAGTGATAAAAGCGCTACTTTTATATGAATGTCTTGGTAATATAGGGCAGTTAAAAAGCGATATCCAACTTATATGCGCGAAAGCTTTTTTGGAATATATGGTTTCTAAAAAAGAAATGGTTGAGGTAAAATTGTCAACTTTAGCTCAAAATATTCAAGAGGGTTTATTTAAAATCAAAGAGAAAAGGAATGAGTTATCTCTTTTAGAAATTAACCTTCATGAAGACGTCATATTTGAAGGAAATAAAGAATTTATCGATGCGAAAGATACATTTATTATGGATAATTACAAGACGAGAGATGATTTTTATGAAATTATAGTTAATAATTGGGAAAAATACGAAAAAGAAGGATTAACCATCCAAGAGATTAGAGAGAAAATAGGGAAAGAAATTAGTGAATATTTTGAGAAATTTTTACATTATCTTGAAGACAAAAATGAAACGGTAAATCGTGAAGTATTATTGAAATTTGTCAGTCCAAATATTTTAGAAGCTGTTGAATATGCCATATCTGGTATAAGCGAAAAACTTGAAAATTTAATAACTCCAAAAGTTGTTTATGCTATCGCATTGCATGTCTCTACTCTTTTAGAAAGAATAAAAATGGGAAGTGTTATTTCTTATCCTTCCCAAAAAAATATTACTCAAGAATTTCAATTTGAATATAATATTGCAAAAAGGGTCAAAGAAAAATTAGAGGAAAAATTATATGTAAAAATGCCTGAAAGTGAAATTGTATTTTTAACTATGTTTTTCCATGCATTAAGAATAGGCAAAAAATGTGAAACTATAGGTGTATTAGTTATTGCTCATGGCGATAGTGCTGCTACTACAATGGCAAATGTAGCTAATACCCTTTTAGGGGTAGACCATGCAAAAGCGGTTGACATGCCATTAAAAGAAAAAGTTGAGGTCGTGCTAGATAAGGCTGTTAAAATTGCAAGAGAAATAGATACAGGTAAAGGTGTATTACTGCTGGTAGATATGGGGTCTCTAGTAACTTTTGGTGAAATAATTATGCAAAAAACAGGGATCCCAACAAAAACTATAGAAATGGTAAGTACACCTTTGGTTATCGAAGCAACACGAAAAGCTTTAATGCCAAATATGAATCTGGATAAATTAGTAGCGGAAGTTACAACTTTAAGCCTTGCTTTGACCAAAGACAAAGACTTGAAGATAGACATGTCAGAGTTTGATTTAAATATTCCTTTTTTCAAGAAAAACTTAATAAATGTTCTTGATAAAACATTAACCTTTTTAAATCCGTACAAAGCTTATGAAGTCTTAGAAAAAGTATTAAATGAGATATTGTTAGATATCAATGGAAATTATGATGATGAAATTTTAGTAAAGTTTTTATTTCATTGTTCTTGCATGATTGAAAGAGTGATACAATACCAAAGTTTACCTTATGAAGATTTGGATTTTTTAAAGAAAACTCATCATAAGCTTTTTTTGGTTATTAAAAAGCATTTTGAAGTAGTAGAAGAAGTTTTTGGAATAAATATTCCCGATTCAGAGCTAGCGTATGTAGTTGAGATAATTAGCACACATTTTAACACACTTTTAGTTAAATGA
- a CDS encoding PTS sugar transporter subunit IIA, protein MVGILIVAHGALGKELLNSAELIVGKQQNVMSLGLFYGDNIEYLRENSLKAIKELDEGEGVLVFVDLYGGSPSNAMALNLKVLMNSKVECITGVNLPMLLEALTNRSMPLEELKKHCMEIGHASIKDLIYEFKLER, encoded by the coding sequence ATGGTTGGAATATTAATTGTAGCCCACGGAGCTTTAGGAAAAGAACTTTTGAATAGTGCTGAACTGATAGTTGGGAAGCAACAGAATGTAATGTCACTAGGACTTTTTTATGGGGACAATATTGAATATTTGCGTGAGAATAGTTTGAAAGCTATAAAAGAATTGGATGAGGGAGAAGGAGTGTTAGTATTTGTGGATTTGTATGGAGGCAGTCCTTCAAATGCAATGGCTCTGAATTTAAAAGTTTTAATGAATTCAAAAGTAGAGTGTATTACAGGAGTAAATTTACCTATGTTACTAGAAGCATTGACTAATAGAAGTATGCCATTGGAGGAACTGAAAAAACATTGTATGGAAATAGGTCATGCAAGTATTAAGGATTTGATATATGAGTTTAAATTAGAGAGATGA
- a CDS encoding PTS system mannose/fructose/N-acetylgalactosamine-transporter subunit IIB yields MIFVRIDDRLIHGQVVTAWVKHLDISKVIIVDDDVYKDDFLKKVLYMASPPGIKLEIFSAVMFQNVNQTEIKDEHTMILIKTPQVAKFIYDKVIKFKELNIGGMGAKPGRKVLYRNVSISPEELEILKELVEEGVKVYYQAVPSDKPIDIREIDLYKKIINRKE; encoded by the coding sequence ATGATTTTTGTGAGGATTGATGATAGGTTAATACATGGACAAGTGGTAACTGCTTGGGTCAAGCATTTAGATATAAGTAAAGTCATTATTGTTGACGATGATGTCTATAAAGATGATTTTTTAAAAAAAGTTCTTTATATGGCTTCTCCTCCAGGAATTAAATTGGAGATTTTTTCTGCAGTAATGTTTCAAAATGTGAATCAGACAGAAATAAAGGATGAACATACAATGATTCTCATTAAAACTCCTCAGGTTGCAAAATTTATTTATGATAAAGTTATAAAATTTAAAGAACTTAATATAGGAGGGATGGGAGCAAAACCGGGTAGAAAAGTATTATACAGAAATGTTTCTATTAGTCCTGAAGAGTTAGAAATATTAAAAGAACTTGTAGAAGAGGGGGTGAAAGTATATTACCAAGCTGTTCCTTCTGATAAACCCATAGATATTCGTGAGATAGATTTATACAAAAAAATAATAAATAGAAAGGAGTAA
- a CDS encoding PTS mannose/fructose/sorbose/N-acetylgalactosamine transporter subunit IIC: protein MLIKAILIGLITWLSGGLLSLTLSWSLYMAAPLMGGLIVGAILGDVTYGVKVGAAIQMAYIGYIVAGGALPADLALAGYLAVALTMLAKAPPEMGVTFAVTLGFLGLLVRTGKMTLNSIWVHQADKYAEDGNTKGIILMNIVASQIIPFLGYFVTTFLAVYLGADYLKNLMNVLPQFLITGLKVVGTLLPALGLAILLKYIGRNTLLPFMFIGFILVAYLKLDLIAVTIIAASIAILHVLYVYKQGGTENG, encoded by the coding sequence ATGTTAATTAAAGCTATTTTAATTGGATTAATAACATGGTTATCAGGTGGATTGCTTTCTTTAACATTAAGCTGGTCACTTTATATGGCTGCTCCATTAATGGGCGGATTAATAGTAGGGGCAATTTTAGGAGATGTGACTTATGGTGTAAAAGTAGGAGCTGCAATTCAAATGGCGTATATTGGATATATAGTTGCAGGGGGAGCATTACCAGCTGATTTAGCATTGGCAGGTTATCTCGCTGTAGCATTAACGATGTTAGCAAAAGCACCACCTGAAATGGGAGTTACTTTCGCAGTTACACTAGGCTTTTTAGGTCTTCTAGTTAGAACAGGAAAAATGACTTTAAATTCTATTTGGGTACATCAGGCGGATAAATATGCAGAAGATGGTAATACAAAAGGGATTATTTTGATGAATATAGTAGCTTCTCAAATTATTCCTTTTTTAGGATATTTTGTTACTACTTTTTTAGCAGTATATCTTGGAGCCGATTATCTTAAAAATTTAATGAATGTTCTTCCGCAATTTCTTATCACAGGTTTAAAAGTAGTTGGAACTTTATTACCTGCTTTAGGGCTTGCCATTTTACTTAAATATATAGGTAGGAATACGTTGTTACCTTTTATGTTTATTGGATTTATCTTAGTAGCATATTTGAAATTAGATTTGATTGCTGTAACAATTATAGCGGCAAGTATTGCAATATTACACGTTTTATATGTTTATAAACAAGGAGGGACAGAAAATGGATAA
- a CDS encoding PTS system mannose/fructose/sorbose family transporter subunit IID produces MDNNKKLSKTDLLKSFFCWHMFAQSCYNFERFQALGFVHSMIPIVLKLYHTKEEISQALKRHLTFFNTEANFGSMIPGMIAALEEERANGNTDITDEIINSLKTGLMGPFAGIGDTITQGLVKTVLLAITVDIAAKGNAFGPILFFILFTTYVVGVGYFMYFQGYKWGKNALNKITGTNVMQKITEGMNVLGLTVLGALVAAMVNIKTPLVFKIQQTTIEVQQLLDKIVPNLLSLMTVFLLWYLLKKNKSVVSLILWIFIIGIIAAYFKIL; encoded by the coding sequence ATGGATAATAATAAAAAGTTATCAAAAACTGATTTGTTAAAAAGTTTTTTCTGTTGGCATATGTTTGCGCAAAGTTGTTATAATTTTGAACGTTTTCAAGCACTAGGCTTTGTACATTCAATGATACCAATAGTATTAAAATTATACCATACAAAAGAAGAAATTTCACAAGCACTAAAACGACACCTAACATTTTTTAATACAGAAGCAAATTTTGGTTCAATGATACCTGGAATGATAGCAGCATTAGAAGAAGAAAGAGCAAATGGGAATACAGATATAACAGATGAAATTATCAACAGTTTAAAAACAGGTTTAATGGGACCTTTTGCTGGAATTGGAGATACTATAACACAAGGCTTGGTAAAAACGGTACTTTTAGCTATAACAGTAGATATTGCAGCAAAAGGTAATGCTTTTGGACCAATATTATTTTTTATTCTGTTTACCACATACGTCGTAGGTGTAGGTTATTTTATGTATTTTCAAGGATATAAATGGGGAAAAAATGCTTTAAATAAAATAACAGGAACTAATGTAATGCAGAAAATTACAGAGGGTATGAATGTGTTAGGTCTTACTGTTTTAGGAGCATTGGTTGCTGCAATGGTAAATATTAAGACTCCATTAGTTTTTAAAATTCAACAAACAACTATCGAAGTACAACAATTGTTAGACAAAATAGTACCTAATTTGTTAAGCCTTATGACGGTTTTTCTTTTGTGGTATTTATTAAAGAAAAATAAATCGGTGGTTTCTTTGATACTTTGGATATTCATAATAGGGATAATAGCAGCTTATTTTAAAATACTATAA
- a CDS encoding BtpA/SgcQ family protein: MKKIQEIFNKEKPIIGMVHLLPLIGTPYYNNEYTPSMIEDKALEEAERLKIAGFDAILFANEGDRPYEHQVGPEIVSLYSRVAYSVKREIKLPFGVGVLMDPKATLALGKTLEANFVRMYMSGVFAGIFGFQSLDPGEIMRYRRKIEALDLPIFCNVTPHAATTLDTRTIEEIVDSIVLMINPEVILIPGPRAGLPPKLEIVSNLKEHFPDQDIIVSSGVNIENVKEILKISDGVIVGTSIKKDGVLWNPIDLERAKRFIDVAKNAIS, from the coding sequence GTGAAAAAGATACAAGAAATTTTTAACAAAGAAAAGCCTATAATTGGAATGGTACATTTGTTACCACTTATTGGAACACCATATTATAATAACGAATACACTCCTTCAATGATAGAAGATAAGGCATTAGAAGAAGCTGAAAGATTAAAAATTGCTGGTTTTGATGCTATTCTTTTTGCAAATGAAGGTGATAGACCATATGAACACCAGGTAGGTCCCGAAATTGTATCCTTATATTCTAGAGTAGCTTACTCTGTTAAGCGAGAAATAAAATTGCCTTTTGGAGTAGGAGTATTGATGGACCCCAAAGCAACTCTTGCACTAGGTAAAACTTTAGAAGCTAATTTTGTTAGAATGTATATGTCAGGAGTATTTGCAGGTATTTTTGGATTTCAGTCTCTTGATCCTGGGGAAATAATGAGATATAGAAGAAAAATTGAGGCTTTGGATTTACCAATATTCTGTAATGTTACACCTCATGCTGCAACAACTCTTGATACACGAACAATTGAAGAAATTGTAGATAGTATAGTATTAATGATAAATCCAGAAGTTATTTTGATACCAGGACCACGGGCGGGATTGCCACCTAAATTAGAAATAGTTTCCAATTTAAAGGAACATTTTCCCGATCAAGATATTATTGTAAGTAGTGGAGTGAATATTGAGAACGTAAAGGAAATTTTAAAAATCAGTGACGGCGTAATTGTAGGAACAAGTATAAAAAAAGATGGAGTTCTTTGGAACCCTATTGATCTCGAACGAGCAAAGCGGTTTATAGATGTAGCTAAAAATGCAATTAGTTAA
- a CDS encoding PspC domain-containing protein, translating to MQKRLYRSKENRMLGGVCGGIAEYFNVDPTIVRLIWAFAAIVWGSRILAYIIGWIVIPERP from the coding sequence ATGCAAAAAAGACTTTATCGTTCAAAAGAAAATAGAATGCTAGGTGGAGTTTGCGGAGGAATAGCAGAATATTTTAATGTAGACCCTACAATTGTGAGGTTAATTTGGGCTTTTGCAGCAATAGTATGGGGGAGTAGAATTTTAGCGTACATAATTGGTTGGATTGTAATTCCTGAAAGGCCATAA
- a CDS encoding SWIM zinc finger family protein, which yields MTIYDFEDYIDEIILDRGYDYYVGGNIIDIYNAGKNEYIFKIQGNDDYEVIVKLDDNEEILYSECNCPYDYGPVCKHQVAAFYKLVEIFNSQNEASNVQKRAKEQQDIKEVLDSLSKEELIDIIMDLIGEDETLKKRLVLRYSKVDSKQELIRCRKLINSIVRKYKGRDGFISYDETYDFASEMGDLLWKARDTEDIFLALDIAFLVLEEAIQAFEYTDDSGGSIDLLISDAIEVIGDIITQSENLDANLKREIFNRLLTLSESKIFDGWESYRIDILWLCADFVDIEELRDKLVSKIEYLISNWSTKNCYGKHITEKLLQILYVIKERYGSREEIEQFVQEHLEFDFFKEVFIQKSFREKDYGKVIELALKWEEQDRQYPGLVSKWKKMRYEAYKKLSLKEEQMKLAKELLFDGNFEYYRELKELITGDRAEFYNDLKQELKSFEGWHGKDIYLKVILEENDLDELMEFIKENPTRIEEYADKLKDKFKDEVIEVYKKYIKLAASSSSNRKDYQKVCGILKRY from the coding sequence ATGACTATATATGATTTTGAAGACTATATCGATGAAATAATTTTAGATAGAGGTTACGATTACTATGTTGGAGGGAACATAATAGACATTTATAATGCCGGGAAAAATGAATATATTTTCAAAATTCAAGGTAATGATGACTATGAGGTTATAGTAAAACTTGATGACAATGAGGAAATTCTCTATTCAGAATGTAATTGCCCATATGATTATGGTCCTGTATGTAAACATCAGGTAGCAGCTTTTTATAAACTGGTTGAGATTTTTAACAGTCAAAATGAAGCTTCAAATGTACAAAAAAGAGCTAAAGAACAGCAGGATATAAAAGAAGTATTAGATAGTCTTTCAAAAGAAGAGTTAATAGATATCATAATGGATTTAATAGGAGAGGATGAAACTTTAAAAAAGAGGCTCGTCTTGAGATATTCAAAAGTTGACAGTAAACAGGAACTTATAAGGTGCAGAAAACTAATAAATTCTATTGTTAGGAAATATAAGGGCAGAGATGGTTTTATTTCTTATGATGAAACATATGATTTTGCAAGTGAAATGGGAGATTTATTGTGGAAAGCCAGAGACACTGAGGATATATTCTTAGCATTGGATATTGCATTTTTAGTACTTGAAGAAGCGATACAGGCTTTTGAATACACAGATGATTCAGGCGGAAGTATAGATTTGTTAATATCAGACGCCATAGAAGTTATAGGAGACATAATAACTCAGAGTGAAAACTTAGATGCAAATTTAAAAAGGGAGATATTTAATAGGTTATTGACATTAAGTGAAAGCAAAATTTTTGATGGATGGGAAAGTTATAGAATTGATATACTTTGGCTTTGTGCTGACTTTGTTGACATAGAGGAACTGAGAGATAAACTGGTGTCGAAAATAGAATATCTTATAAGTAATTGGTCTACTAAGAATTGCTATGGAAAACATATTACTGAAAAATTACTTCAAATTCTTTATGTGATAAAAGAGAGATATGGGAGTAGAGAAGAAATAGAACAATTCGTACAAGAACATCTTGAATTTGACTTTTTTAAAGAAGTGTTTATTCAAAAGAGCTTTAGAGAAAAAGACTATGGGAAAGTCATAGAGTTAGCTTTAAAGTGGGAGGAACAAGACAGGCAATATCCTGGTTTAGTATCAAAATGGAAAAAGATGAGATATGAAGCCTATAAAAAGCTTTCATTAAAAGAAGAACAAATGAAATTGGCAAAAGAGCTTTTGTTTGATGGAAATTTTGAATACTATCGAGAACTAAAGGAATTAATTACTGGCGATAGAGCAGAGTTTTACAATGATTTAAAACAAGAATTAAAAAGCTTCGAGGGATGGCATGGGAAAGATATTTATCTTAAGGTCATATTAGAAGAAAATGACTTGGATGAGCTTATGGAGTTTATAAAAGAAAATCCAACAAGAATAGAAGAATATGCAGATAAGCTAAAAGATAAGTTTAAAGATGAAGTTATTGAAGTATACAAAAAATATATAAAACTTGCTGCAAGCTCTTCATCAAATAGAAAAGACTATCAAAAAGTATGTGGAATACTTAAAAGATATTAA
- a CDS encoding MarR family winged helix-turn-helix transcriptional regulator, whose product MESVNIGNLEMLLREVNHILNLYTRSYLNEKNITMARFWVMNKLSADNPITMKELQRRLLLAPGTLTGLVDNLVSDRLVERWRDETDRRLVYLKLTQEGDKLLKEILQYRTSILANILEKIDALDVEQLNSDLMLIWNQLKECETC is encoded by the coding sequence ATGGAATCGGTAAACATAGGCAATTTAGAAATGCTTTTGAGGGAGGTCAATCACATATTGAATCTGTATACTCGAAGTTATCTCAACGAAAAAAATATAACAATGGCGAGATTTTGGGTTATGAATAAATTGTCTGCTGATAATCCAATAACCATGAAAGAATTGCAAAGGAGGCTACTGCTAGCTCCCGGCACCTTGACAGGACTTGTTGACAATCTTGTAAGTGACAGGCTAGTTGAAAGATGGCGAGATGAAACTGATAGAAGACTTGTTTACCTTAAATTGACCCAAGAAGGCGATAAACTATTAAAAGAGATCTTACAATATCGTACATCAATACTCGCAAATATTTTAGAAAAGATTGATGCACTTGACGTAGAACAGCTAAACAGTGATTTGATGTTAATTTGGAATCAATTAAAAGAATGTGAGACTTGCTAA